The genome window GTAGTGTTCGAAGAAATGGTTGATCTGCTGGCGCGTGATCTCGGGCAGATCCGAAAAATCATGCACGCTTTCATGCCGCCGGGTGATCGAGTTCGACGGCACCGCCACGACCTTTTCGTCCTGGCCCTTCTCATCCGCCATCACCAGCACGCCGACCGGACGGCAGGACATGACCGAACCGGGCACCAGCGGCCGTGTGTTTGCAATCAGCACGTCAATCGGATCTCCATCTTCGGACAGCGTATGGGGCACAAAGCCATAGTTC of Paracoccaceae bacterium contains these proteins:
- a CDS encoding inorganic diphosphatase, which gives rise to MDINAIPIGENPPEDINVIIEVPIGGEPIKYELDKASGALFVDRFLYTPMRYPGNYGFVPHTLSEDGDPIDVLIANTRPLVPGSVMSCRPVGVLVMADEKGQDEKVVAVPSNSITRRHESVHDFSDLPEITRQQINHFFEHYKDLEPGKWVKVENWGDAARAKQMIVEAIERAKNG